In the genome of Candidatus Angelobacter sp., the window GCGTAAGGATCAAACTCGTTGTGCGGAGGAACCGATCCGTTCCCAGTTGCGTCGGCACGGCCCGCCGGGGCCCACCCCTCGCGTTAAAATATGGATCGACCTCGACAACACTCCTCATGTGCCCTTTTTCATTCCACTGGCACGTGAACTCGATCGGCGGGGCCACGGGACGGTACTAACTGCGCGAGACGCGTTTCAAGTATGTGAACTCGCCGATCTGAGAGGTCTCAAGTATTCAAAAGTCGGCCGGCACTACGGGAAGAATGCAATCCTGAAAGTATTGGGACTGTTCTGGAGAGCGGCACAACTGATCCCCTTTGTTTTGCGCGAGCGTCCGCAACTGGCTCTCTCTCACGGGGCGCGCTCCCAAATCGTGCTGGGAAATTTACTCCGGATTCCCACCATCCTTGTCATCGACTATGAGCACGCGAGAACGCTTCCGCTCGCAGGGCCGCGCTGGGAGATCGTACCCGACTCGCTGTCCGTCGAAGGATTTCGATGCAAGTCTGAACGCGTGCGCAAGTATCGGGGGATCAAAGAGGACGTATACGCGCCTGATTTCAAGCCGGACCCGGCTCTGTTGGAAGAACTCGGACTGCGCAGTTCCGACCTGGTCGTGACCGTCAGGCCCCCGGCGAGCGAGGCGCATTATCACAACCCGGAAAGTGAGTTGCTTCTGACCGAGTTGATGGCGCGGATCTGCCAGACCCGGGACGCCCGGGCCGTGCTCCTGCCGCGCAACCGCGAGCAGGAACTGAAACTTCGCGCCGAGCACTCCGACTGGTTTGTCGCCGGTCGGACCATCGTTCCCGCCCGTGCCATCGACGGGCTGAATCTTCTCTGGTTCTCTGATCTGGTCGTCAGTGGCGGTGGAACGATGAATCGCGAGGCGGCGGCGTTGGGGGTGCCGGTTTACAGTATTTTTCGTGGCAAGCTAGGCGCTGTGGATCGTCAACTGGAACAAGAGGGGCGGCTGAAGCTGATTAGCAGTGTTGAGGACGTTCAAACCCGGATCCAATTACGGCATCGCGATAAAACGGCTCCACCTAAAAACCGTCCGCGCCAGGCGCTGCAGGACATTGTGAACCATATCGAGGACATTATTCGAGTCGAGTATCTGCCCGTTGGGTCGGGCTCCGATAACCAGGTCGCGGACGATGCCCGGTTCAAAGATTAATCGGCCAATAGCGGCATCGGGCATCCACGCAAAATGCCGGCGCATTCACAACTGATGCAATGTCTGAAAATAATCGTCGTTGCAGGAGCGCGGCCGAATTTCATGAAGGTCGCTCCGATCATGAAGGCGGTTGAGGAGCACAACGCGAGGTGTGGCGAGGTCCGGCCGCGGATTGATGCCCGCTTGCTACACACGGGGCAACACTACGACAAAGCGATGTCGGAGGTCTTTTTTCGCGAGCTCGGGATCCGGCCACCCGATATAAACCTCGGCGTGGGCTCAGGCTCGCACGCCATCCAGACAGCGAACGTGATGGCAAAATTTGAACCGGTCTGCGAGCGAGAACGGCCGGACTGGGTCGTCGTGGTTGGGGATGTAAACTCAACCATGGCCTGTACTTTGGTTTGCTCAAAAATGGGGGTCAAGGTCGCGCATGTGGAGGCAGGCTTGCGGAGTTTTGATCGCACCATGCCTGAAGAGGTGAATCGCATCGTCACCGATGCTTTGGCAGATCTGCTCCTGACACCGTCGGCGGACGCTGACGATAACCTGAAACGAGAAGGCATTCCCGACTCGAAAATACGGCTTGTTGGCAACGTGATGATTGATGCGTTGATGGCAAACCTGAATCAGGCCCGCGTGAACCACCTCGTGGAAGATCTCGGTCTGCGGGAAAAGCTCTTCGTCTACGTCACGCTGCACCGACCATCGAACGTGGACGAACGGGAGAGCCTGGCCGCGATCATCACAGAGTTGAAACGGCTGGCCAGTCAGCTGCCGGTCGTCTTTCCCATGCACCCTCGGACACTAAAAATGTGCCGGCAATTCGGGATCACGATTGATGACGCCGAGGGTTTGAAGATATTAGAACCGATCGGCTACCACGATTCGTTGTGCCTTACGGAAAAAGCCCGGTTTGTGCTAACGGATTCAGGCGGGCTTCAGGAGGAGAGCACTTATTTCAGAACTCCATGCCTGACCCTCCGCCCGAATACAGAACGACCGGTCACGATAACCGTCGGAAGCAACCACTTGACGTCGTTGAAAACGTTGCGGTCTGATATCGAAACCATTCTCGGCAGCAGAACGTCCTTGGGCGCGGTCCCGGATTTATGGGACGGGCGGACTGCCGGCCGAATTGTGCACGCGCTGGTCGAGTATGCCGGCCGTTAAGCGTTGCTTTGCTCCGGATTGCGTCGGGGGCGATGCTCCCGTGAGACCGTGTTGCCGGCTAACTCCGAACTCCTTGAAGCGAGGTTCGGTGAGTTCAGAACCAAAGCCCCTCGGTGGCGATGGTGACCGGCTAATTAAGAGAATTGCAACCCGGTGAAATGCCCGTAAGAGAGGCCCCACATGAGCGCAGAGGTGAACTACATTGTTGTTAGTCCGGTCCGCAACGAGGCGGAGCACATTTCTCTTACCATAAATTCGATGGTAGCACAAACGATCCTCCCCACGCGCTGGATTATTGTGAATGATGGATCGACTGACGCGACTGGTCCGATCACAGAGGCTGCCGCGAGAGCGCACTCTTGGATCAAGGTTTTGAATCGCCCTGATCGGGGGTTCCGAAAGGCAGGTGGCGGGGTCGTTGACGCCTTTTATGATGGGTATCGACCCGTTGAACGAGAATCCTGGGACTATTTGGTAAAGCTGGATGGTGATCTTTCATTTGAGCGCGACTACTTCGAGAGGTGTTTCAGGCATTTTGATGACGACCCGCGGCTGGGAATCGCCGGGGGCACCATCTGCCGCGCCGTTCAGGATGGTGTTGAGGTTGAATCCCGGATCGATCCGAAATTTCATGTGCGGGGCGCGACGAAAATCTATCGAAGCAGATGCTGGTCGGATATCGGTGGCTTGATTCACGCGCCGGGTTGGGACACGCTGGATGAAGTAAAAGCGAACATGCTTGGCTGGGCGACGCGCACCTTTTCTGACATAAACGTGGTTCACCTTCGCCCGACCGGCGCCGCTTATGGGGCGTGGAACGACATGGCAAAAGGGGGAATGGCCAACTATATCGCTGGTTATCATCCTTTATTCATGTTTTTGAAATGCATGAGACGGATGGTGGAAAAGCCATACTTCATCGGGGGTTGCGCGCTTTTGTTTGGGTTCATCAGGGGATACTTGAAACGAGTTCCGCAAGTGGATGACAAGGAATTGATCAGCTACTTTCGCCGACAGCAAATGAACCGTCTTCTCTTTCGAAAGAGTCTTTGGGGGTGAGCCATCGGTTGTCTGGCCTTCGTCCGGAAACAGTTCACTCCGAAGACAACACCGAAACATATGTGCGGCATTTGTGGAAAATTACAGTTCGATACCGGGGCAAAGGTGGAACCCGCGTTGCTTCGCAGCATGATGGAATCGATAGCTCACCGCGGTCCGGATGGCAGTGGCAAGTACACTTCTGGCCCCGTGGGTTTGGGCCACACGCGGCTCGCGATCATTGATCTGAATACCGGAGATCAACCGATTTCGAACGAGGATAAAACGATTTGGGTTGTGTATAACGGTGAAATTTACAATTTCCAGCAACTACGCGACGAACTCCTGAAAAAAGGGCACGAATTTCGAACCACGACCGATACGGAAGTCATCGTGCATCTTTACGAAGAGTACGGAGTCGAAAGCCTTTCCCGGCTCCGCGGGATGTTTGCGTTTGCGCTTTGGGATGAAAAACAGCAGTTGTTATTACTGGCACGGGATCGGATTGGAATCAAACCCCTTTATTATGCGCACACCGGCAAAGCCATCGTCTTTGCGTCGGAAATCAAGGCGATCCTTGCCGATCCAAGCGTGAGTTGCCAGGTGGACCCTCAATCTGTCGACAAGTTCCTGACCCATCTCTGCCTGCCGGGGAAAGACACACTGTGGAAAGGAATCCGAAAGCTGGAACCGGGTTGTTACCTCGTTGCAAAGGGAGACAAATCCAAGGTGGAACGGTACTGGGATCTGCGTTTTGAACTGGATGATAAATGGCGGACGATGGATCAGGCCTGTGACGCCCTTTACAACCTGGTCAAGAGCACGGTCAGGGATCACATGATCAGCGATGTGCCGGTCGGTTTCCTGCTTAGTGGTGGAGTGGATTCGACGGTTGTGCTCAGTTGCGCGGCAACCGAGACGAGCAAAAGGATTAGCACGTTCACCGTTGGATTTGCTGATGCGGGCTTTGCGGACGAGCGGCCTTATGCGAAGCTCGCCGCTAACCGTTTCGGGACGGATCACCACGAGATCACGATTACTCCCCGGGAGTTTTGGGATTTCCTGCCAACGTTGGTTCGTCAGATGGAAGAGCCCGTGTGTGATCCCCCCGCGGTGTCGCTCCACTACGTTTCGAAACTTGCACGCCGTCATGTAAAGGTATTGCTCTCCGGCGAAGGAGGCGACGAAGCTTTCGGTGGATATCATAGCTACCGAAACTTTCTGCTGCTGGAGAAGTTGAAAGCGGCGGCAGGACCATTCAAGGGAGGACTGTCGAGGGCCTTTCAGGTTGCAGGGCGAGTTCCTCTTTTCAGCAAAATCGGGCAGTTTGCTCCATACATCGACACGCCGCCGGCGGAATACTATTACAGCCGGGCGGCCTCACCCTTCAGCTATTTTAACCGCAATAAAGGCAGGCTCTACACTCCAGGATTTTACGATCAAGTCGATTACAAACGATCAACAGAGGTGATTGACGATCTTTTTCAACGTGTTCATGACCGGCCTTTGCTGGATCAAATGCAATACATGGATATTAAAACATCGCTTCCCGACGATCTTCTCGTAAAGGCGGACAAGATGACCATGGGGAATTCGCTGGAGCTTCGAGTTCCATTTCTCGACCATAAGGTGCTGGAGTTTGCCGCGAGTCTTCCGTCGGACTATCGGGTGAAAGGCGCAACGACCAAACGCATTCTGAAGGCCGCGTTTCGGAAGCGGATTCCGAAGGAAATAATTAAACGCAAGAAGGCGGGGTTCCCCATACCGATCGAGCGGTGGATTCAGAAAGATTTGAGGGAAGAGGTTCGTCAGATTCTGCTCAGCAAGCGATGCGTTGACCGCGGGTATTTCCGGAAAGAAAGTGTTGAAGCGCTTCTGGATTCCGGAGATCGCGGACAACCCGTGGCAAAGGAGGTTTTCTCGTTGTTAACTCTTGAATTGTTGCAGACACAGTTTATTGACCACTAACCGGTTTTCCGCAGCGCTCCGCTCCATTCCGACGTGGGAACGATGTCTCTTCCGTTCATGCGCAATTCTAAGCCCGATGGCTTGACCGCCCAATCATGACCATTCTCGGTTTTCTGTTCGCGGTTGTCAGTTCAGTCTTGCTGTTTGTTCTGCCAAGGTGTTGGGCTTCGCTTCCTTTTTTGCTGGGGGCCGCCTATATGACGCATGCCCAGGAAATAGCGATTGGCCCGCTACATTTCCCTGTAATCCGCATTTTAATTGCAGTGGGATTTGCGCGGGTGATGTCAAAAGGTGAGCGCATCACAGGCGGACTGAAAGCTCTGGACTGGATGATGATCGCCTGGGCCGTTTGGACCGTTCTCTGCAGCGTGTTCCACACCGAGGGCGCTTTGGTCCTGCGTTTAGGAATGGTTTACAATGCGCTGGGTATTTACTTTTTGTTTCGGATCTTCATCCGAGAAGGTGGCGACGTGCTGAACGTGTTCAAACTCGTCAGTATTCTTTTCGTGCCACTCGGGATAGCCATGGTATTAGAAAAGCTGACCGGGAGGAACGCGTTTGCTTTGCTGGGAGGCGTTCCTGCACAAGCTGCGATTCGTCATGGGCATTTTCGAGCACAAGGCCCGTTTGGCCATCCTATACTTGCGGGAACTGTGGGTGCGGTATGCCTGCCCATGGCCATTTTCCTGTGGCGAACCCACCGGAAACTTGCTCTGACGGGAATAGCGGCTACGTGTGGCATCGTTTTCGGCAGCGGTTCCAGCGGACCGATCATGACCATTATATCCATCGTGGGCGCGTTGCTGCTGTGGAAAAGACGCCGGTATTTGCCGGCGATCCGTTGGATGGCTCTGGTTTTGGTCATTGCTCTTAATTTCATCATGAAGGATCCTGTATACTATCTGCTCGCGCGAATCGACATTACCGGAGGCAGTACCGGATGGCACCGTGCAGCCTTGATTGAAGCTGCGATCAAACATTTTGGGGACTGGTGGCTGGGAGGCACAGATTACACGCGGGACTGGATGCCTACGGGAGTCACTTGGAGCGGTAACCACACGGACATTACAAACCACTACATTCAGATGGGGGTGACTGGGGGAATGCCGTTAATGCTGCTTTTCATCGGAGTTCTGCTCGTTGGATTCTCCACGATTGGAAAGGCGTTGCGGGCGAGCAGAAAGGCACCAGTCGAACACCGGTTCCTGCTTTGGACGTTGGGTTCGATTCTATTCGGCCATTTGACGACCTTTTTCTCGGTGACTTATTTTGATCAATCAGTGGTTTTTCTCTACTTCCTGCTGGCGAGCATAAGTTCACTCGGGCCCGCGAAGCCGATTCCGGCACTCGTCCCGGCTCGAAATACAACCCGGACATCGCCGGATTATGCACCACATCTCAGTCATCATCGTTAGCTGGAATGCCCGCGAACACTTGCGGAATTGTCTGAGGTCGATCCGCAAAACCGGTGATCCGCTCGTGCGGGAGGTCATCGTGGTTGACAACGCCTCGACCGATGGTTCCCCGGAGATGGTGGAAGAGCAATTCCCGGATGCGACGTTGATCAAAGCGGAGAAGAATCTGGGGTTTGCCAGAGCCAATAATCTGGGCATTCAGCGTGCATCCGGTTCGTTGCTGGCCTTGGTCAACTCCGATGTGATAGTTCATCGCGATTGCTTTGAGCGACTCACCCGTTTTCTTGAGAGCCATCCGGACGTGGGGTTGGTCGGACCCCGGGTTGTCGGCGGCGATGGCAGGCTGCAACTGACATGTGGTCGACTGCCGACCGTTTGGAACACCGCCTGCCGATTTCTTGCGCTCGACAGGATACTGGCCCGGTGGTCGTGGTTTTCGGGTTTCGAAATGCGGCATTTTGACCATAACAGTTGTGCTGAAGTCGAGGTTCTGAGCGGCTGCTTTTGGCTCGCTCGCCGTGACGCAGTGAAAATCGTGGGGGGACTGGACGAAGGGTTTTTCTTTTACGCCGAGGATTTGGACTGGTGCAAACGATTTCGAAGCGCCGGATGGAAGATAATGTTTGTCGCAGAGGCGAGCGCCACACATTTTGGTGGTGGTAGTTCCTCAAACTCACCCTCCCGCTTCAACATCGAAATGATGCGCGGCAACCTGATTTATTGGAGGAAACATCACGGCGTGATCGGTCGGTCGCTTTATTTCCTCCTTTCCATGATGCGGCATTCTGTTCGGCTTGTGGCGCACGGTTTATTGAGATTCGTGCTGCGGGACAGCCGCGGCGAAAGCGCCCTCAAACTAAAAGAGGATCTGATCTGTTTGCGATGGCTGCTGACTGGAAAAGGTACTTGATGAGGCGGCGGTCTATCTCCATTCGAATCTCCCGCTTTCGGGCCTTCCTCTGATGTGGTTGCCGCTTGTGTTGCATGTCACATCTGTTCCAAGTCGACATTCGCCGTGGGAGTCCCGACATTGTGATGTCGGAGGTGCTTTCCACTCTTGAAGGACTTCTGCCCGTAAAATTCACCTTGGCGGGCCAACGTCGGCTCGAGGGAGTCGGAGAAATGATAGTCGGGGAACGCGCAGGCGGGACCTCGTGCGATGGCTCTGGCGTGGCTTCTAGCCTCAGCGTGCCGCCTAACGAGAACTCGGCACAGGCGTCGGTGTTGAAAGACGTGACTGTTGTTTTCGCGGACGATCCTCAGGTTCCGTTTCCCTTCCGAGGCAAATCGTTGCGTAATAGAATTGGTTGTGCGGTCAACGCCCTGAAGGTGATCGGAGGTGAAAAAGTTTTGGCCTCTGGCGAGGCCGGACCGCTGTGGACCCTGTCTACTATGGGGGACGCAAAACATTTTCGCTCCGCCTTCCCGTTGCCCCGTTTCGGCCCGGAAGGCGGACTCAAGGACGTCCTCAACGAGGAGCGTTTTGTAGAAATTCTCCCTTTGCTTCACTGGTTGCGTGATCTATGTGCGCCTGCCAGCTATGCATCTCCGCCTTTGAGGGCATGCTTCATGTTCGACGATCCCAATTTGCACTGGCAACGCTATGGTTATGTCGATTTCAAGCAAATCGCAACAAATGCCGCCAAAGAGAATTACCACGTTTCGTTCGCCACGATTCCTCTGGACTGCTGGTTTACTCACATGCGGACCGCCGCACTGTTCCGAACGAGTTCAAAGTACCTGTCGTTGGCAATTCATGGGAACAACCACACTCGCAAAGAGCTTGCTCGGAATTACACCAAACCCGAACGGTTATGCCTGCTCAATCAGGCAGTCCGCCGAATTGAACGTCTCGAGCGGTCAACCGCGTTGAAGGTCTGTAGGGTTATGGTACCGCCGCACGGAGCGTGCTCGGAGGAAATGTTGGGTGAACTGCCTGCGTGCGGCTTCGAGGCGGCCTGCCTTTCGCATGGTTCCTTACGAGCGCACAATGCGACCAAAGCGTGGACAAAGGATGTCGGCTATCTGCCAGCAGAACAGGTTCAGAATTGCCCGGTCTTGCCACGTTGGGGGCTCAGTGGCAATACGACCAACGCCATTCTCCTGGCTGCATTTCTTGGGCAACCGCTCGTGTTGAGAGGACATCAGCGAGACCTGAAGAACGGAATCGAGTTGCTTGATCAACACGCTGGGTACATTAACAGCCTAGGGTCTGTTCTGTGGTCCAACATGACCGGCGTTAGCCGAAGCAATTATCTTTGGCGAATGGATGGAGAGACATGCAGACTAAAACCATTGAGCCGCAACGTGGAATTCCATCTGCCGAGCGGCGCATCTCAATTGATCGTTGAGAGCCCCTTCGATGGTTTGACCGAACCGTGGCATATCGTGGATGGTGGAAGCAAAGCCGAGTTGACAGTCCTTTCTGGCCAGGGTGTTGCGTTGCCGAAGATGGTCAACAGAACGATTTCGGTCCGAATGCTTTCCTCGCAACCCGATCGGATTGGAGGAAGTTTGAACCCCTTAGTAATTCCTTTTTTTCGCAGGTTACTCACGGAGGGTCGGGATCGCTTCCTTTCCTTCAACTGAGTAAATTTACATCGATGCCTGCGATTGCCGCCCGTCCGAGTATGGCCGTCTGGTCAGTTTCTGGCCTCTCACTGTGGGTCCGCTGTCTCGCCGCGGGACACCGTAACAGCTAATGGCATCGGATAACCGAGGAATCCTGCAACCGTATCAAGGGCTTGGATTTGAACTCGCTGCTTGTTCGTCTGTGCCTTGTGCTTCTGTTCCCTTTGGTTCATTAAGCTAGGGTGGGCGCTGGTCGGCCTGTTTGGCATATGAATTGCGAAGAAAGTGTCGTCGAAGGAACACGTGCTACGTAGAGCCGCGACGAAAACTAATATGATCAAAAAATTCGCAACTGCATTCGCTTCATTATTTTTCCTGACCGGCGCACAGGCGGCCAACTGGTACGTGCGGCCAACTGCGTCGGGCTCGAACAGCGGCACGGACTGGAACAATGCGTGGACGATTTCCAGCATAGCTTGGGGAAACGTCAAGCCAGGGGACACCGTCTGGCTGGCCGGGGGGAATTACTCCAGTTCGTTAAAGCCGGGAGCCAGCGGAGTTGCGGGAAACTTGATTTACATAAAACGAGTCCTGGCTACGGACAACGTCCCGGTAGGAGCGGTTGGCTGGAACAGTTCATTCGACTCTCAAGTAACCTTGGCCCCGTCCAGCGGCGATGTGCTGTATTACGACGCTCCCAATATCGGCAGCTATATGTACATTGACGGACGGGTTGATAGCGGGATCAAACTTCAAAAAGCCAATACCGGAGGCGAGATTTATCCCGGCTGCATTCATTTTGCCGACGGATCGTCAGGCCAGCATGACATAACGTTCTCAAACGTTGACTTGGCCGGACCATTCGGCTCAGCCAGCAGCGGTTCGCCCAACTCTTATTTTCAGGCCTTTTCCATCCGTTCGTGGAGTGGCTCAGCTTTTAATCAAATCGGTCCTAACATACTCGTGACACATTGCCGGTTGCACGGCTCGGTCAACCTCGCGATTCTGGTAAACGCTACCGGCGTCACGTTCGATTCGTGCAAATGGTACGACAACTTGGTGGGCAACTCGAATTTTCACCAAAATATGTGCGAATTCCTTTCCTCCGGTAACATCACGTGGAAGAACTGCGAGTTCTATAATTGGGCCGTCGAAGGCATCATGCCTTACGGCAACGCGACCGGTCCGATCTACATTTACGGCTGCGTCTTTCACGATGGAGTTTCGGTTGCTCGTGTTCTCGAACCGTTCTCCTCGTATCAGTTGTTCTTTTGCAATAATACCATCTACAACGTGCCATTAGGGGTGTATTCGAGCAGCGGTGGCGGCTCATGGAGCGCAGGAAGCCAGGCGAGGAACAACATTTATTGGAACGTCTCTTTGGGCGGACTCGTTCCTCCGGACAGTGATTACGAGTTTTCCAGCGGAAGCGTCAGCGGTGCTCATTCGATCGGCAGTGGTTCAAATCCGTTCGTGAACCTCGCGGGTGCGGATTTTCATCTTACGTCAACCATTGGCGCCAAATATCCACGAGACAAAGGCGTGGCAATGGCCTCGACTTACAACACTGATAAGGATGGGAACATCCGTGGTACCGACGGTGCATGGGACGTTGGAGCCTACGAGTACTCCGTTGGCGGCCCAAGCACCAACGCGGCGATTTTGGTCAGTCCCCCCAGCCAGAATTTTGGCACCGTCTTGGTCGGCACAACCAACAGTCTGACCTTTTCTGTGCAGAACGTGGGTGGCGCGACATTGACGGGGACGGCCAGCGTGCCCGCTCCGTTCAGCATTGTTTCCGGTGGAACTTACAGTCTGGCTGCTAACCAGAGTCAAAATGTAACCGTCCGCTTTGTTCCTCTGACGGCCGGCCTCGCAAGCAGTGTTGTTACTTTCACCGGTGGCGGCGGCGCGACTGCGGCGGTCGCCGCGACCGTCACCCTTCCAGCCCCAACGGTCTCTGCGATTACCCAGAGCAGCGCGGACGTGGATCCCGGCAGGGCAGGCCTCCAAATCTTCGCCGGCTCGGTGGTTCAGTATTCTGGTTCCGCTTCCGATCCCAGCGGTCTCCCGTTAACATGGCAATGGATCTACACGGTCAACGGTGGGCCCGAGGTCGTTTTGCAGAGCGGTGCGGGCACGGTGCCCGGCGTTTCCTTCAACTATGTGGCGGGCACTGCCGGGAACACATACGTGTGGAAACTACGCGTCAGCAATGGAACCGTTACCGCGGAGTCAGCTTTGACGGTCGGTGTGGAGGCTTCACCCCCGCCCGCAGGCACACTCACTTTTGCGGGGGGATCGGGTGTTCTGACTGCTCCTTTTGTCGTGGCGAGCGGCTATGTTTCCCAACCGGTCGAGACCGGTGTCACGAACGGCGGCCAGGCGGTTTATAGTTTCACAACTACCAACTCGGGCGATTACGTTATCCAGGTGTTGGTGAATGCAGCCAATGACGGAGCAAACTCTTTTTACGTTAATATTGACGGTCAGCCGCAGGATCCTGATATGATTTGTGACCTCCCGCTCACCACCGGCTTTGAGCAGCGAATTGTTAGTTGGCGCGGAAACGGCACGTTTGACAACGACCAATTCATCCCGAAGGTCTTCACCCTGGCCCCGGGGCCGCATCAACTTGTCGTCGTCGGGCGGGAAGCGAATGTGCAATTGCAGAGCCTGTCGGTTTTACTATTGCCGACGACTCCACGAAATGTGCATGTGGTGGCGAGCCCCTGATTCGCTTCCGACCTCATCGCGCTGAACAGCATGCGACGGACGCTCCTCTCCTGAGCCACCCGAGGTTCTTACGACCAAGACCCGCAGGAATGTCGGCAAGTGGTGAGGCGCATCCTTCGGATTCTCCAACAAGTCTCTCATAAACAATGTGATCCTGCATTTGGCGAGACTGTGGTGTTTGACAAGGACGCGCGTACTTTGGGGTTGGCGGTTCCACTCGCTTGGCGCACGTTCTGTTGTCAGAAAATGCAGAATTGTTGTCAATCCCAAGGCGATCAGCATTGGCCACCATACGACGCTTTCGGATGACTGGTGTCTGGCTGATCTCAAACCATCACGACCCTCGACCGAGG includes:
- the wecB gene encoding UDP-N-acetylglucosamine 2-epimerase (non-hydrolyzing), yielding MPAHSQLMQCLKIIVVAGARPNFMKVAPIMKAVEEHNARCGEVRPRIDARLLHTGQHYDKAMSEVFFRELGIRPPDINLGVGSGSHAIQTANVMAKFEPVCERERPDWVVVVGDVNSTMACTLVCSKMGVKVAHVEAGLRSFDRTMPEEVNRIVTDALADLLLTPSADADDNLKREGIPDSKIRLVGNVMIDALMANLNQARVNHLVEDLGLREKLFVYVTLHRPSNVDERESLAAIITELKRLASQLPVVFPMHPRTLKMCRQFGITIDDAEGLKILEPIGYHDSLCLTEKARFVLTDSGGLQEESTYFRTPCLTLRPNTERPVTITVGSNHLTSLKTLRSDIETILGSRTSLGAVPDLWDGRTAGRIVHALVEYAGR
- a CDS encoding glycosyltransferase, with protein sequence MSAEVNYIVVSPVRNEAEHISLTINSMVAQTILPTRWIIVNDGSTDATGPITEAAARAHSWIKVLNRPDRGFRKAGGGVVDAFYDGYRPVERESWDYLVKLDGDLSFERDYFERCFRHFDDDPRLGIAGGTICRAVQDGVEVESRIDPKFHVRGATKIYRSRCWSDIGGLIHAPGWDTLDEVKANMLGWATRTFSDINVVHLRPTGAAYGAWNDMAKGGMANYIAGYHPLFMFLKCMRRMVEKPYFIGGCALLFGFIRGYLKRVPQVDDKELISYFRRQQMNRLLFRKSLWG
- a CDS encoding DUF354 domain-containing protein; this encodes MRRHGPPGPTPRVKIWIDLDNTPHVPFFIPLARELDRRGHGTVLTARDAFQVCELADLRGLKYSKVGRHYGKNAILKVLGLFWRAAQLIPFVLRERPQLALSHGARSQIVLGNLLRIPTILVIDYEHARTLPLAGPRWEIVPDSLSVEGFRCKSERVRKYRGIKEDVYAPDFKPDPALLEELGLRSSDLVVTVRPPASEAHYHNPESELLLTELMARICQTRDARAVLLPRNREQELKLRAEHSDWFVAGRTIVPARAIDGLNLLWFSDLVVSGGGTMNREAAALGVPVYSIFRGKLGAVDRQLEQEGRLKLISSVEDVQTRIQLRHRDKTAPPKNRPRQALQDIVNHIEDIIRVEYLPVGSGSDNQVADDARFKD
- a CDS encoding O-antigen ligase family protein, with product MTILGFLFAVVSSVLLFVLPRCWASLPFLLGAAYMTHAQEIAIGPLHFPVIRILIAVGFARVMSKGERITGGLKALDWMMIAWAVWTVLCSVFHTEGALVLRLGMVYNALGIYFLFRIFIREGGDVLNVFKLVSILFVPLGIAMVLEKLTGRNAFALLGGVPAQAAIRHGHFRAQGPFGHPILAGTVGAVCLPMAIFLWRTHRKLALTGIAATCGIVFGSGSSGPIMTIISIVGALLLWKRRRYLPAIRWMALVLVIALNFIMKDPVYYLLARIDITGGSTGWHRAALIEAAIKHFGDWWLGGTDYTRDWMPTGVTWSGNHTDITNHYIQMGVTGGMPLMLLFIGVLLVGFSTIGKALRASRKAPVEHRFLLWTLGSILFGHLTTFFSVTYFDQSVVFLYFLLASISSLGPAKPIPALVPARNTTRTSPDYAPHLSHHR
- a CDS encoding glycosyltransferase family 2 protein; amino-acid sequence: MHHISVIIVSWNAREHLRNCLRSIRKTGDPLVREVIVVDNASTDGSPEMVEEQFPDATLIKAEKNLGFARANNLGIQRASGSLLALVNSDVIVHRDCFERLTRFLESHPDVGLVGPRVVGGDGRLQLTCGRLPTVWNTACRFLALDRILARWSWFSGFEMRHFDHNSCAEVEVLSGCFWLARRDAVKIVGGLDEGFFFYAEDLDWCKRFRSAGWKIMFVAEASATHFGGGSSSNSPSRFNIEMMRGNLIYWRKHHGVIGRSLYFLLSMMRHSVRLVAHGLLRFVLRDSRGESALKLKEDLICLRWLLTGKGT
- the asnB gene encoding asparagine synthase (glutamine-hydrolyzing) — protein: MCGICGKLQFDTGAKVEPALLRSMMESIAHRGPDGSGKYTSGPVGLGHTRLAIIDLNTGDQPISNEDKTIWVVYNGEIYNFQQLRDELLKKGHEFRTTTDTEVIVHLYEEYGVESLSRLRGMFAFALWDEKQQLLLLARDRIGIKPLYYAHTGKAIVFASEIKAILADPSVSCQVDPQSVDKFLTHLCLPGKDTLWKGIRKLEPGCYLVAKGDKSKVERYWDLRFELDDKWRTMDQACDALYNLVKSTVRDHMISDVPVGFLLSGGVDSTVVLSCAATETSKRISTFTVGFADAGFADERPYAKLAANRFGTDHHEITITPREFWDFLPTLVRQMEEPVCDPPAVSLHYVSKLARRHVKVLLSGEGGDEAFGGYHSYRNFLLLEKLKAAAGPFKGGLSRAFQVAGRVPLFSKIGQFAPYIDTPPAEYYYSRAASPFSYFNRNKGRLYTPGFYDQVDYKRSTEVIDDLFQRVHDRPLLDQMQYMDIKTSLPDDLLVKADKMTMGNSLELRVPFLDHKVLEFAASLPSDYRVKGATTKRILKAAFRKRIPKEIIKRKKAGFPIPIERWIQKDLREEVRQILLSKRCVDRGYFRKESVEALLDSGDRGQPVAKEVFSLLTLELLQTQFIDH